The DNA sequence TCTGATAGAGACTCTCAGAAGGGTCCCCTGTGATTCCACAAATGGGTGGAATCACATGCTGACCCTGGACATGAGGTCAGACAGAGCTGGGCTAACTTCTGGAGTCAGCCTTAGCTGGGAGGCTATGCCTTTCCCCATCTGGACCTGGTGGGGGGGTCTCAGATAAGAGAATTCAGCCCACTTGAGATCTGCAGTTTATTCTATGAATGGTACATTCCAAGGAACGATTTACTCTCCCTCCAAAACGCCTTCCACAAAGGGGGAGACCACTTCTCCCCCTCCATCCCAACAGCAACCAGAAAAGGGGAGGTAGCCTTAGGGGAGGGAGGGTGTCCTCCAGTGTAGAAATGGGGGTCTGGGAACCAGTCAGAGGTGGGTTGGTCTAGGGTTGGAGGCAGGGGTCAGGACAACTACCCCTGCCAGTTAGATGGGAAGGCGACACGGCCAGACATGCTGGCCTTTGCAAGGAGCAGTGTGGACTTAGGCAGGTCCTCACAAAGTCACAGTGAAATCAGGCAGCAGTGCAGGGTCGGTTTTAGCGGGCCTTGGGGAATGACAAGCAGGCAAGAGGCCCAGGCAGGCAGGGGTGGGAAGACAGCGGCCTAGCAGGGGAGGAGACCCAGGGTTCTGTTCCATTCTGATACCCTCCCTGGGTGGTGAGAGGGGGCTCCAGCTCCACCCTCATCATGGTTTCTCTTCAGCCCTGGGGAAGGTGGTGCATGCAGCTCACAAAGGGCCAGCCTCAGCATCCTCTGCTGCCTTTTGGGCAGCTATGGCCCACAGCAGCCAGGTGGCCAACAGGAGCTCAGCCCCTTGAATCACAACAACCGTGGTGATGCAGCTGCCCACAGCCTGCATGTTGTCCTGCAGCCACTGCTGCAGTGCAGACCCACAGCCCTGCAGGTACACGACTCTTCCAGCTGTGTCCTTGTCCAGGTGCAAAGCCCCAGAGCCGCACAGAGTGTTCACCAAGGCTCCCTCTTCCTGGGGACTGATGCAGCAGGAGGCAGGAAGGCTGCAGGCCTGCACCCCAGGAGAGCTGCAGTTAAAGTACCTGCAGCACACAGGAGAATTAGTCTTGGAGAAGAAGCCCAGCTTCTGGGGTCTGGCTAAGCAACTGTCTCCTACCCACCTTCAACTCCTATGGCTACACATCCATAggcacaagcacacacatgccCACATACACCTTTATGCATAAATTTGCACACATGAAACATGTACACATAAACACAATGcacaatacacatgtgcacacacttgCATGCAAATGCAGGCACATGTACACACTTAGGCACATGCTTGCAAGCACTTAAGGCATGCACGTACACAAACACAACAcataatacacatgtgtatgtgctTGCATGTACACAggcatacatacatgtgtgagcacacaaacatgcacacataacACACAGCTTGTTATATTGCTGTACACGGCAGCCCTCTGCCCTTGCAGGCAGGCATAGCGGCCCATCTTGGCCAGAAGTATTAGTGAGGTAGTTGAAGGGATGTCAAACATTTGATGAGGGGTGGAGGTAAGAAGACCTTGCTCCACTGTCACTGTGAGTTTATTTGAGCAAGCAGAGTTGGGGAAGGAAAAAGTGAACCGAGATCTGGCAGAGACTACTGGAATGGTCTACAGGTCTCAATGGGAAGAGGCAGTACTGGGCTAGGAGGAGCCCCTTGGTGGCCAAGAGTTCTCATCACAGCCCCAGCCCCCAGGTGCCCTTGGCCTTCCATGAGTGTTCAGGCTCCAATACACAAGCCTGGGCTTCCTGGGCCTTGACCTGGACCCTAAGGATCTGTCATGCAGGCTGATTcttcccaccctccacccccaggCCCTACCTCAGCCACCAGCAGAGTGCATCTTTCTGAGGCAGGGAGGGCTTGATGGCAGCCCTGTTGGAAATGAATGGCCAATTTTTAAAGTCTCCTTTGACTCTATCTCTTGAAGTCAGCCAGTCTTacagcctccagaaggaacatGTAATCTGTCCTGGGTGTCACAAGAAGGACAGGTGCTGCTTGGGGTGTCTGTGCATTTGAGAAAGTTGACAAAACAGATACCCTCCAGCAGAACAGAAAACATCCTGAATCACATCCCTAaatagatgcacacacacactcacacacacacacacacaatggagagGAAACGGGGGGGTAGGGATGTCCTGAGAGGAAACTGGGGGGTAGGGATGTCCTGAGTAACCTAAAAGTTATCGTCATTTCACATTGAGATGTCTTgtctgatggaaaaaaaaaaagtgactttctAGGTTTGCTGGCTCAGCTTCTGAATTTGGATCCCTGAGTCTGCCTGGTCCAAAGGATGTAGGGAGATGAGCCCAGGCTCTGAGAGTTGGCTGGCTGAAAGGACTGATTTGGGCCCTGAGCCTTTGGCCCAGGGCACTGCATGAGTAGGtgtgcacatttgtgtgtgtgttggtgtctGTGAGGATGTTCAATGGTGAGGCTGAGTTTTGTTTGGGCATATGGGCACATGGCACGCCCGTGCACATATGCAAGCATATGTGTGTGCAGGCGTGTGAGAACCAGGACTGTGAGGTATGTGGGTGCATACTCGGGTGAGCACGTGTGCATGCCTGCACAGGTGAGTGAGAGAGGTGCCCAGGTTGCCTGTTCCCTTGCCCACACCAGGACTCACGGGTTCTGCTGCCAGTCTTGGTAGGAGGCTGCCCCACAGCACTGCAGCCCCAACTGGACTTGATCAAGCAGGAAGCGTAGGTCTGGGTCATCCTGGTAGTGGGTGATGGCCATATGCAGGATGTGCTCCAGGCCATCCTGTAGTGGGCCCCAGAGGGCCACCACCAGGGCCCCTGCCAGGGCCTCAAGTGCCAGGCAggcaaggacagacacacagaagcAGCGTAGTAGGCAGCTGTTCTCACAGAGTGCACCCAGGCAACCAGCCAGGCTCACTGCACTGACCGCCAGCCCTCCCAGCACCAGCCCCAGCATGGGGTCTGTAGGAAGGGGCTCTCCCCAACTGCTTTTCAGAGATCTCTTGACAGCCAGGCCCCAGAGCCCAATAGCCAGGACTAGTAGGCCCAGCAAGGAGAAGAGGAAGTTGGAGAGGAAAGTGAGATACTTGATACAGCTTTTCCTGATGGGATGGGAATAACCAGGGTTTCCCCTCCAGACTTGGTGGTTGGCCCCAGGACAGCAGCGGCAGCCCCAGGCCTCCACCTGCTCCTCCCAGGATGCTGAACTTGGGCTGCTTGACATGGGCAGACTGTTCATGGAGAGGGGCTGCTCCTGGAAGGGCAGAATCCTGCATAAGAAAGAGGAACCAGGAGTCCTCACTGGCAAGACCCCATTTACTCAGACCCTGTGATAGTCAGCAAGGGTGAGGCCTCACCAACAGGGTTTCAAGGAGGACTGGGTGGGCTGGGAGGAATCTGAGTGGTGGAGAAGGGAGGCAGAGACTTGGAGTCCTGGATGGCCAGGGGCATGGGGAATCTGTGGGTTTATCTTGCTTGGGTGGACAGCAGAAAGTAAAGTGAAGGTTCTAGTCTGCTGCCTGGTAGTGAGAATGTGTGGGCCTGGCTTCTTTTCTAACAGGGTAATAACCATACCCTGTAAAATCTGTGGTGAACGTTAGGCAGGGAAGGGCTCAATAAACAGGCCCCAATCTCCCTTCTTTCCACACCTGTGTGATAGAGGAGCCAACTCTGTTCTTGTCCAGGCCTGAGCTTCCTGGGCCAGGGCTCCAGATCTTCCCACAAGGCAGGCATGTGGTATATGGGGCACTTTCCCTGCATTTGGAATGGTCTGCTTGTTTGAGTCAGTCTGTGAGCACCTGCAGCAGTAGCCTTGCGCAGTAACAGGAGGGTTTTCCCACCTAGGCAAGAGGTGCAAGCCTGCCGGGACTGAGGCTGTCCAAGGCCAcccttctgtctccctctctgaACCAGCCTTGACATCCCAGGATCCACTCAGTTAGCCCCACTAGCTGAGTCCATGAGTGTGGACACTGTACTGTGCTCTGTAGGGAGGATACAAGGAGGAACTGTCAGGGGTCTTGCCTGTTTGGTTtcagggcagggagggggaaagtCAGGTGACCAAGGAGGACTTCCAAGGGGACACCTTACCCTTTAGCAGTATGTTCAATGGGAGGGGCCTCCTGGTCTCTCTCTGCAGAAAGTGGGGCAGCCCTACCAGTGCCCAATTAATTCTGTTGGTGACAAAGTTTAACTTGAGGGAGTCTTAAAAAGCTGTGGCCAGCTGCCAAGGAAAAGATCCCATTCCATCCCAGTTCTCCCAGGAGGAAGCTATCCATTCTGCCTGCACCTGTCTGACTCTGTGTTAAGGGCTCATTTACTCAGAGCTCAGAGTAGAGGGTTATTTATCAGCTCCCCAAGCCCCAACAAGTTAGTAGGAGCAAGTGGACAGGCTGCCAGAACCCAGTGGCCAGATTGGGGCTGTCCAAGCTCATGGTGTCCACACCTGCCCTTAAGGGACTTTGGCCTCTACCTACTCTTGCACCCTGTGCCAGCATTTTCCCCAGACCTACAAGAGGACCTACCAGAGGCTGGTGCCAGGCTGAAAGAACTGCAATATTGGGGAAGGGGTGGCACCTGATCACTGAAGCCCCCACCCCAATCTGAGCAGCTGATTCATTGGCATCTGCCTAATAACAAGTGGCAGCAAACAAGGAGGTCTGAGGTGTGGCTGGGGGTAGGGCCAGGGCCTCCCAGTGGGGCTTTAGGGCTGGGGAGGTCACTGGGCATTGGCTCACCTGAGTCAGCAAGGggctcctttccccctcctccatcCTTCAGGCCAGAAGGGAAAGTCCTCAGCAGAGGTACTAAGACAGATGGCTTGTCCCTCCCTTGCTGGGGCTGGGGTCTGGCTTGACTGTGTTTCTGGGCTGCTCTGTGAGCTATGAAGACCAGGGACCAGGGAGTTTCAAGCCCTACTCGAATGCCAGATCACAGGGTGATCATGTGAGGAGTCACAACTTAAGGCTTAAGGCAGCCTTGCTTGAGGAGTGGCAGACAGTCTTTCTTCTTGGCCCGAAATACTTGGCCTTggctctgggttttgttttgttttaattctttttagcCTTGGTTCTGTGGATCCCCTAAGCTCTGCACAGTCATGACTTAGGTAGGACCTCATGGTCATTGCTGCAGGACTCCAGGTGGACCTCGGCTTTGCAGGCTCAGTGGTTGCTCCATCAGCCTCCCCTGCCCCAGGGGAATTGGACCTGTGTAAATTGGTCCACATTTACATTTCTACGAGTTCCTCCATCCCAGCAGCATAACTCACCGCAAGGACGAAACTCAGTGTCCTCCTAGCAGATCCTATCCTTCCTTTAAGTTATCTGGGCTCAGGAATTTCCGCCCTCTGATATCTCAAGAGCAGGACTTTGTCATGATCACCATTGGGTCCTTGTGCCTGAAAGGATGTGGGCCATGTAGCTACCACAGGGAAAGTATGCTCTGAGGCTCTTAGTGCCAGACTTTCATCAGGCACCCAccctgtgtgactttgggtagGCCTTGCTGCCTCTGCCTGGGATGTGTGGGAGCTATGGAtatgtttttcaaaattgttgTGGGTCTACAGGACCCCTGGAAGTCTCAGGGAGAAAAGACGAGAAagagtctgtttttatttttttggtgagactggggtttgaacttgaactcagggcttcctacttggaaagcaggtgcactaccatttgagccacacctccagttcattttgctctggttattttggaggtgaggtcCCAGGAACtacttccccaggctggcctggaacttcaattctcctgatctcagcctcccaagtagctaggattatagcagtgagccactggcacctggccagtgcacatgattttgttgttgttgtagtactggcatttgatctcaggacatcatgcttgctaggcaggtactctaccacttgagttactctaccagtctgttttgtgttgaatattttcaagatagggtctcttgaactatttgcccaggctgggtttgaaccgagatcctcctgatatctgcttcctgagtagctaggatcccaggtgtgagtcactggcacagCTGGCATCAGGGCAAAAGAAAAGGTGGCCTAACCTGGCATGGTGATGCACTCCtgaaatcccagtacttgggaggctgaggcaggaggattgagagtttgaggccaccctgtttcaaaaaataaggaTTGGGGAgagatgtaactcagtagtagagcttGTGCCTCAcatgcacaagtccctgggttcaatccccatgcaaaaaaaaagaaagaagacaagaaggaaaacaaagaaaaagtgacCTACTGAACCTGCCATATACCCACCCTCTTTCCACCTTTTTCCTACTGTTGGGTTTTAGCTTCTTTTGTTTGACATTCAAAGCCCAGCCTCTCTTCttagcattttgtgtgtgtgcgcgcgcatgtgtgcgtgcatgcatgCGTGGTACCAGGAATTTAccccagggccctgtgcatgctaggaaagcgctgaaccactgagctgcacccccagccctctcCTTTTATCTTTATCCGACATTGCACTTCCTCATCACTTTACTATCCGGGGATCTGACGCTACACATTTGCATATTGTCTCAACTGGGAGGGGTAGGGCCTATCTCCTTTTGCCTCTATCCTCA is a window from the Castor canadensis chromosome 11, mCasCan1.hap1v2, whole genome shotgun sequence genome containing:
- the Tspan10 gene encoding tetraspanin-10 — its product is MEEGERSPLLTQEQPLSMNSLPMSSSPSSASWEEQVEAWGCRCCPGANHQVWRGNPGYSHPIRKSCIKYLTFLSNFLFSLLGLLVLAIGLWGLAVKRSLKSSWGEPLPTDPMLGLVLGGLAVSAVSLAGCLGALCENSCLLRCFCVSVLACLALEALAGALVVALWGPLQDGLEHILHMAITHYQDDPDLRFLLDQVQLGLQCCGAASYQDWQQNPYFNCSSPGVQACSLPASCCISPQEEGALVNTLCGSGALHLDKDTAGRVVYLQGCGSALQQWLQDNMQAVGSCITTVVVIQGAELLLATWLLWAIAAQKAAEDAEAGPL